From a single Miscanthus floridulus cultivar M001 chromosome 8, ASM1932011v1, whole genome shotgun sequence genomic region:
- the LOC136471895 gene encoding uncharacterized protein: MPDKWKEGASNTNKSGGRKINENKLLSKKNRWTPYGNTKCIICKQQVHQDAKYCHTCAYSKGVCAMCGKQVLDTKLYKQSNV; the protein is encoded by the exons ATGCCTGACAAGTGGAAGGAGGGCGCCAGCAACACCAACAAGAGCGGCGGCCGCAAGATCAACGAAAACAAGCTCCTCTCCAAGAAGAACAG GTGGACTCCATATGGAAACACCAAATGTATAATCTGCAAGCAACAGGTGCACCAGGACGCAAAATATTGCCACACCTGTGCTTACTCGAAAG GAGTGTGCGCAATGTGTGGGAAGCAAGTGTTGGACACGAAGCTCTACAAGCAAAGCAACGTGTGA